Proteins encoded in a region of the Agarivorans sp. Alg241-V36 genome:
- a CDS encoding 1-acyl-sn-glycerol-3-phosphate acyltransferase yields MSQFDSIRPYQDSEVKSTLQRLINDPEFITTLVKFRYPKASGAFLSLTSFALRQVLKFKVRNVKSVYDFQVMVERYMAHMIKTTTSQLSSSGLDDLDLSKPHLFISNHRDIALDPAFVNYLLHINGQDTVQIAIGDNLLTKPWVSDLMRLNRSFIVKRSASAKREKLANLKELSAYIQHTLASTGDHIWIAQREGRAKDGLDLTNSALISMLALNKSKQQDFAEYIKELNIVPVSISYEFDPCDVAKANELVSQNQHGEYQKEEHEDIYSISRGIVGQKGRVHVHFAEPLAGEYENAKDVAEALDKAIIGNYQLMPTNWIAMGDAIPENISANDLAEAKRYFEAKTRDISAEVRSQLYEMYANPIRARQQLSE; encoded by the coding sequence ATGTCTCAGTTTGACAGTATTCGCCCTTATCAAGATTCTGAAGTAAAAAGTACACTGCAACGTCTCATTAATGATCCCGAATTTATCACTACTTTAGTTAAGTTTCGTTACCCTAAAGCCAGTGGTGCCTTTCTCTCGCTAACGTCCTTTGCCTTGCGCCAAGTACTTAAATTTAAAGTAAGAAACGTAAAAAGTGTTTATGATTTTCAAGTAATGGTAGAGCGCTACATGGCGCATATGATTAAAACTACCACCTCGCAATTAAGCTCAAGTGGTTTAGACGACCTAGATTTATCTAAGCCGCATCTGTTTATCTCAAATCACCGAGATATTGCTCTCGACCCAGCTTTTGTAAACTACTTGCTGCATATAAATGGCCAAGATACGGTGCAAATTGCCATTGGTGATAACTTATTAACTAAGCCTTGGGTGTCTGACTTAATGCGTCTTAACCGCAGCTTTATTGTTAAGCGCTCGGCTAGCGCTAAACGCGAAAAGTTGGCTAATCTAAAAGAGCTCTCTGCTTACATTCAACATACCTTGGCAAGTACTGGCGACCATATCTGGATTGCCCAGCGTGAGGGCCGTGCTAAAGATGGCTTAGATCTTACTAATTCAGCACTTATTTCTATGCTGGCCTTAAACAAGTCTAAGCAACAAGACTTTGCCGAATACATCAAAGAACTCAATATTGTTCCGGTATCTATTTCTTATGAGTTTGACCCTTGTGACGTGGCTAAAGCTAATGAGCTCGTGTCGCAAAACCAACATGGCGAATACCAAAAAGAAGAGCATGAAGATATTTACAGCATATCGCGCGGTATTGTTGGGCAAAAAGGTCGAGTACATGTGCATTTTGCAGAACCACTAGCGGGTGAATATGAAAATGCTAAAGATGTGGCTGAAGCCTTAGACAAAGCGATTATTGGCAATTATCAGCTAATGCCAACTAACTGGATCGCCATGGGTGATGCCATACCTGAAAATATCTCTGCCAATGACCTTGCTGAAGCTAAGCGCTATTTTGAAGCGAAGACTCGCGATATTAGTGCAGAGGTCCGATCTCAACTGTATGAAATGTACGCAAACCCCATTCGTGCAAGACAGCAACTATCTGAATAA
- a CDS encoding MATE family efflux transporter codes for MEQQRQYLLDAPITPLIINKASPTLVGIFAIIFFNLVDTFFVAMLGTDALAGVSFTFPITFAITSVAMGLGIGLSSHVGRILGARQHQQAAQLTSHSLLLSLVLIIAIAGLGYISIYPLFSHLGAELPVMPYIEQYMQIWYLSVPLLVIPMVGNSAIRASGDSKTPSVVMLVAGIVNGVLDPIFIFGWGPVPAMGVQGAALATAVAWALTFSVAVYLLSFKLKLLRFEACSIKQLLASWKKLLSIAIPAVFSQLLTPIATTITLVILASAGTATVAAYGFATRVEALLFIGVMAINSVIPMLVGQNVGAGKAQRAQQIVHHAIRLAVVWQLLLAIATYAFAPLVSYSFNHDAEVAELSKYYLQLVPFCYGMMAVPLLLAQTLNALAKPLLAMAINLIRLFGFMLPAIYIGAMWGSSKVIFLAIIIAHTMAGLASLIILICLMSKNSWWQHSQS; via the coding sequence ATGGAACAACAACGCCAGTACCTGCTTGATGCCCCCATCACGCCGCTAATTATCAATAAGGCCAGTCCAACATTGGTTGGCATTTTTGCGATCATCTTTTTTAACCTGGTTGATACCTTTTTTGTTGCCATGCTGGGTACCGATGCTTTGGCTGGGGTATCTTTTACTTTTCCCATTACCTTTGCCATCACTAGTGTAGCTATGGGTTTAGGCATTGGCTTGTCATCCCATGTAGGGCGGATACTGGGGGCTCGCCAACATCAACAGGCCGCCCAACTCACTAGCCATAGTTTATTGCTTAGCTTAGTGCTAATAATCGCGATTGCTGGGCTGGGTTATATCAGCATTTATCCTCTTTTCAGCCACTTAGGCGCCGAATTACCAGTAATGCCTTATATTGAGCAATATATGCAAATTTGGTATCTCTCGGTTCCGCTATTAGTGATACCTATGGTGGGTAATAGCGCCATAAGGGCCAGTGGCGACAGTAAAACCCCCAGTGTGGTCATGCTGGTTGCTGGTATCGTAAATGGTGTATTAGATCCTATTTTTATTTTTGGCTGGGGCCCGGTGCCAGCCATGGGAGTTCAAGGCGCCGCTTTAGCCACTGCAGTTGCTTGGGCACTCACCTTTAGTGTTGCTGTTTACCTACTAAGTTTTAAATTAAAACTACTACGCTTTGAAGCCTGCTCTATTAAACAGCTTCTCGCCTCCTGGAAAAAGCTGCTTAGCATTGCCATTCCGGCAGTGTTTTCTCAGTTGCTCACTCCCATAGCCACCACCATAACCTTGGTGATTTTAGCCAGTGCCGGCACCGCAACAGTAGCCGCCTATGGCTTTGCCACACGGGTAGAAGCCTTATTATTTATTGGTGTAATGGCAATTAACTCGGTGATTCCGATGTTAGTTGGGCAAAATGTTGGAGCAGGTAAAGCACAACGCGCTCAGCAAATCGTTCATCACGCCATTAGGCTAGCGGTGGTTTGGCAACTATTGCTCGCTATCGCAACGTACGCCTTTGCCCCTTTAGTGAGTTATAGTTTTAATCACGATGCAGAGGTGGCGGAGCTTAGCAAATATTACTTACAGCTAGTGCCTTTTTGCTACGGTATGATGGCTGTGCCCTTATTACTGGCGCAAACCTTAAATGCCTTAGCTAAACCGCTGCTCGCAATGGCGATAAACTTAATTAGGTTGTTTGGTTTTATGTTGCCGGCTATTTATATCGGCGCGATGTGGGGAAGCAGCAAAGTAATATTTTTAGCCATTATTATTGCCCACACCATGGCAGGCTTGGCGAGCTTAATCATATTGATATGTTTGATGAGCAAAAACAGCTGGTGGCAACACTCACAAAGCTAG
- a CDS encoding trimeric intracellular cation channel family protein encodes MGNSIIFSLDLFGTAIFAISGVLIASRRRMDLFGALVLACVTAIGGGTIRDMALGASPVFWVENGLYLWVILVASLSSVLLLNNFPTPPRWLLPVADAIGMAVFMAIGADKAYQYGAPMIVAVTMGVITACGGGMIRDVLANQVPLVLQREVYATACIVGGLVWVAALYLEFSVTIATSACILTALVIRLVAIRYHLSLPKLAKNR; translated from the coding sequence TTGGGCAACAGCATCATATTTAGTCTCGATTTATTTGGTACCGCAATCTTTGCTATTTCCGGAGTATTGATAGCTAGTCGTCGCCGAATGGACCTGTTTGGTGCCTTGGTACTTGCCTGTGTTACTGCCATTGGTGGCGGTACTATCCGCGACATGGCCTTAGGTGCTAGCCCCGTATTTTGGGTTGAGAATGGCTTGTACTTGTGGGTGATTCTGGTGGCCAGTTTATCTTCGGTATTATTGCTTAATAACTTTCCCACTCCTCCTCGCTGGTTACTGCCGGTCGCAGATGCGATTGGCATGGCAGTTTTTATGGCAATTGGTGCCGATAAAGCCTATCAATATGGGGCGCCAATGATTGTAGCGGTTACCATGGGAGTTATTACTGCTTGTGGGGGCGGAATGATTCGCGATGTACTAGCCAACCAAGTTCCTTTAGTACTTCAACGAGAGGTATATGCCACTGCTTGTATTGTGGGGGGCTTAGTTTGGGTAGCCGCCTTGTACTTGGAGTTTTCGGTCACTATTGCTACAAGTGCTTGTATTTTGACCGCTTTAGTTATTCGTTTAGTGGCTATTCGCTACCATTTATCATTACCTAAGCTTGCCAAAAATCGTTAG
- the nadE gene encoding ammonia-dependent NAD(+) synthetase, producing MKQAILAEMKVLPEIDPEFEVKRRIDFIKGRLKQAGLKTLVLGISGGVDSTTTGRLAQLAVEQLNNASGSQDYRFIAMRLPFGEQKDEADAQLALGFIKPSHIVTTNIKAGTEGLHASASESLTAAGLELPAQAAVDFAKGNVKARMRMIAQYEIAGLTGGLVIGTDHSAENLTGFYTKHGDGACDLVPIFGLNKRQVRQVADYLGAPEKLIGKAPTADLEEDRPQLPDEVALGVTYDQIDDFLEGKRVADEVEQKLIGIYQRTQHKRQAIPTIYD from the coding sequence ATGAAACAGGCAATCTTGGCAGAAATGAAGGTTTTGCCAGAAATTGATCCAGAGTTTGAAGTTAAACGCCGAATCGACTTTATAAAAGGCCGTTTAAAACAGGCTGGATTAAAAACGCTAGTGCTAGGTATTAGTGGCGGCGTTGATTCAACAACCACTGGTCGCTTAGCGCAATTAGCGGTAGAACAACTTAACAATGCGAGCGGTAGTCAAGATTATCGCTTTATCGCGATGCGTTTACCTTTTGGCGAGCAAAAAGATGAAGCAGACGCACAATTAGCTTTAGGTTTTATCAAGCCTTCGCATATTGTTACCACTAATATCAAAGCGGGCACCGAAGGGCTACATGCTAGCGCTAGTGAAAGCCTAACAGCAGCTGGTTTAGAGTTACCGGCGCAAGCAGCGGTTGATTTTGCTAAAGGCAATGTGAAAGCTCGGATGCGAATGATTGCTCAATATGAGATTGCCGGCTTAACTGGTGGCTTAGTGATTGGTACCGACCACTCTGCTGAAAACCTCACCGGCTTTTACACAAAACATGGTGATGGAGCCTGTGATTTAGTGCCGATCTTTGGTCTAAATAAACGCCAAGTTCGCCAAGTAGCCGATTACTTAGGCGCGCCTGAAAAGCTCATTGGTAAAGCGCCAACGGCCGATCTTGAAGAAGACCGCCCACAGCTGCCCGATGAAGTAGCACTAGGCGTTACTTATGACCAAATTGATGACTTCTTAGAAGGTAAGCGTGTTGCTGACGAAGTTGAGCAAAAGCTGATTGGCATTTACCAACGCACCCAACATAAGCGTCAGGCAATTCCAACCATCTACGATTAA
- the pyk gene encoding pyruvate kinase — MLRRTKIVTTLGPATDRDDVLEQLILSGANMVRLNFSHGSAEDHLARAAKVRELAAKHQLHIAILGDLQGPKIRVSTFKDGKVNLVVGDSFILDSELEKGLGDEKQVGLDYKHLPKDVEPGDILLLDDGRIQLKVTAVKDSQVTTEVTIGGILSNNKGINKLGGGLSAAALTDKDKADIVTAAKIEVDYLAVSFPNSGEDMHYARRLTQQAGLATKLVAKVERAETVATEEAMIDIIKASDAVMVARGDLGVEIGDAELVGVQKTLIRLTRKYNRAVITATQMMESMISAPMPTRAEVMDVANAVLDGTDAVMLSGETAAGQYPIETVQAMASVCLGAEKQRSINVSKYRINDTFESISETVAMSTMFAANHMKGMKAIIALTESGSTPLLMSRLSSGLPIFSLSRHENTLSRCSLYRGVYPIHFDESSEDIIKVSKIAIEQLKEQGYLSKGDLVILTHGDVFDQTGHTNTSKILKVS; from the coding sequence ATGTTAAGACGAACTAAAATAGTCACAACTTTAGGCCCCGCCACTGACCGAGACGATGTTCTAGAACAACTGATTTTGAGTGGTGCAAATATGGTGCGCCTTAACTTCTCCCACGGTAGCGCAGAGGATCATTTGGCGCGAGCCGCCAAGGTAAGAGAGCTAGCAGCCAAACATCAGCTACACATTGCAATACTGGGTGACTTACAAGGCCCTAAAATTCGCGTTTCTACCTTTAAAGATGGCAAAGTTAATTTAGTTGTTGGCGACAGTTTTATTTTAGACAGCGAGTTAGAAAAAGGCTTAGGTGATGAAAAACAAGTTGGCCTAGATTACAAACACCTGCCTAAAGATGTAGAGCCTGGTGATATCTTATTGCTCGATGACGGCCGCATTCAACTTAAAGTAACCGCGGTAAAAGATAGCCAAGTCACTACCGAGGTAACGATTGGCGGTATTTTGTCGAACAACAAAGGCATTAACAAACTGGGTGGTGGTTTATCTGCAGCAGCCCTTACCGATAAAGATAAAGCCGATATTGTTACCGCAGCCAAAATTGAAGTGGACTATTTAGCAGTGTCTTTCCCAAACAGTGGCGAAGACATGCACTATGCCCGTCGTTTAACCCAACAAGCAGGTTTAGCCACAAAATTGGTTGCCAAAGTTGAGCGCGCCGAAACCGTTGCTACTGAAGAAGCGATGATCGACATTATTAAAGCCTCTGATGCGGTAATGGTAGCTCGTGGTGACTTGGGTGTAGAAATAGGCGACGCCGAATTAGTTGGCGTGCAAAAAACCCTTATTCGCCTCACTCGCAAATATAACCGTGCGGTAATTACCGCCACTCAAATGATGGAATCGATGATCAGCGCACCAATGCCAACCCGTGCAGAGGTAATGGACGTAGCCAACGCAGTGCTTGATGGTACCGATGCAGTGATGCTTTCTGGCGAAACCGCTGCCGGACAATATCCTATCGAAACCGTACAAGCCATGGCGTCAGTATGTTTAGGTGCTGAGAAGCAGCGCAGTATAAACGTTTCAAAATACCGAATTAACGATACCTTCGAGAGCATTTCTGAAACCGTAGCCATGAGCACCATGTTCGCGGCTAACCATATGAAAGGCATGAAGGCGATTATTGCGCTTACCGAATCGGGCAGTACACCATTGCTAATGTCTCGTTTAAGTAGTGGCTTGCCGATTTTCTCCCTATCTCGCCACGAAAATACTTTAAGCCGCTGCTCTTTATACCGCGGGGTTTACCCAATTCACTTTGATGAAAGCAGCGAAGACATTATTAAAGTATCTAAAATTGCGATTGAGCAGCTAAAAGAGCAAGGTTACTTAAGCAAAGGGGATTTGGTCATCCTGACCCACGGTGACGTATTTGACCAAACCGGTCATACCAACACGAGTAAGATACTAAAAGTAAGTTAG
- a CDS encoding DUF2786 domain-containing protein: protein MSRQRALEKIAKCLELGNSSNVHEAAQAIRMAHRLMLKHGLEQADIELIQMGKTSTQTLLPANVSENILRIIRGINGRFGVEAVLVNHKGLKRAEFVGHADRAVFAAFAFDIVYREMNQQVGSFRNSFAGSGTDNVTVARRVTSFTAGWLEGALEKLPDLTTNGRNEHMDDYLDEMFEKLDRETFKAKIKASMGQLTPDFQTGMKKGRKLSVNRPVEGARAASLLR, encoded by the coding sequence GTGAGTCGTCAACGCGCCCTAGAAAAAATAGCCAAGTGTTTAGAGTTGGGTAACTCCTCAAATGTACATGAGGCTGCTCAAGCTATTCGCATGGCCCATCGGCTTATGCTTAAACACGGCCTTGAACAAGCTGATATTGAGCTTATTCAAATGGGTAAAACCTCTACCCAAACCCTACTACCTGCCAACGTAAGTGAAAATATTCTGCGCATAATCCGCGGTATTAATGGCCGCTTTGGGGTTGAGGCAGTACTGGTGAATCACAAAGGTTTAAAACGCGCCGAGTTTGTAGGACACGCCGACCGCGCGGTATTTGCCGCTTTTGCTTTTGACATTGTTTACCGCGAAATGAACCAACAAGTGGGTTCTTTTAGAAATAGCTTTGCTGGCTCTGGTACCGACAATGTCACAGTAGCTCGTCGGGTTACTTCATTTACTGCGGGTTGGTTAGAAGGTGCTTTGGAAAAACTGCCTGATCTTACCACCAATGGTCGTAACGAGCATATGGACGACTACCTTGATGAGATGTTTGAAAAGCTAGATCGCGAAACCTTTAAAGCCAAAATCAAAGCTTCAATGGGACAGTTAACGCCAGACTTTCAAACCGGCATGAAAAAAGGCCGAAAACTGTCAGTTAATCGGCCTGTAGAAGGCGCTCGCGCTGCATCTTTATTGCGTTAG
- a CDS encoding mechanosensitive ion channel family protein encodes MLKELTRYCSALVLGALLVCAPITSAMAADSGSDQATILLDKYQRQQERIEKIKANIDQVSSIEQAAISHRLLERHLHAFETINQLSQYLIEQKTLGLADEQVLAQVEQIIAQNNQDLVDGIEKQQAEFNKAYAEEEADGIKAFQLYIEHLTSSDLIYTAMVQQIANQQALGFSADAEKQYLIDRLYTRAESFSGMVGLVGKKREELGKLIKITPDDQSLKDQLAVVTEQLAVAGESFKLTVSLLTQMGFDASFYQQTLLKLGGQITTDVLDVDILGGIAKRWLERLTEYFVEHGGEWIFKLFLLVAIYYIFRSLSRLVRKLMTKSLDSSKLNLSSLMKDMIISSVARVVIIIGILFALAQVGISLAPILAGLGVAGFIIGFALQDTLGNFAAGLMILIYRPYDVGDMVEVGGGVFGKVKSMNLVSTTILTIDNQTLVIPNSKIWGDVIKNVTAQKLRRVDLVFGIGYSDDIEKAEEVLNELLEKHPMVLPEPEPTVKLHVLNESSVDFIVRPWVKTDDYWDVYWDITREVKMRFDRDGISIPFPQRDVHFYPATSEAAQIEK; translated from the coding sequence ATGTTAAAGGAATTAACGCGTTATTGTAGCGCTCTGGTGCTGGGGGCTTTGTTAGTTTGTGCTCCGATAACTTCGGCAATGGCCGCTGATTCAGGAAGTGACCAGGCCACCATATTGTTGGATAAATATCAGCGCCAACAAGAACGCATAGAAAAAATAAAAGCCAATATAGACCAAGTATCGAGTATCGAGCAGGCTGCTATTTCCCACCGCTTGTTAGAACGCCATCTACATGCTTTTGAAACCATCAACCAATTGTCTCAGTATTTAATTGAGCAGAAAACCTTGGGTTTAGCAGATGAGCAAGTATTGGCTCAGGTTGAGCAAATTATTGCGCAAAACAATCAAGACCTAGTTGATGGCATAGAAAAACAACAGGCTGAGTTTAATAAGGCATACGCCGAAGAAGAAGCAGACGGCATTAAAGCCTTCCAACTGTATATCGAACACCTAACTAGTTCCGACCTTATTTATACTGCGATGGTGCAGCAAATTGCCAATCAACAAGCTTTAGGTTTTAGTGCTGATGCTGAAAAGCAATATCTCATAGACCGACTTTATACCCGTGCTGAATCTTTCTCTGGCATGGTGGGCTTAGTAGGTAAAAAGCGTGAAGAGTTAGGTAAGCTAATTAAAATCACTCCAGATGACCAAAGTCTTAAAGACCAATTGGCGGTCGTTACCGAGCAATTGGCTGTGGCTGGTGAAAGCTTTAAGTTGACGGTGAGTTTGCTTACTCAAATGGGCTTTGATGCTTCTTTCTATCAACAAACTTTGCTTAAGCTAGGTGGCCAAATCACTACCGATGTTCTCGATGTGGACATACTAGGTGGCATCGCCAAACGTTGGTTGGAACGTCTTACGGAATACTTTGTAGAACATGGCGGCGAGTGGATCTTCAAGCTGTTTTTGCTGGTGGCTATTTACTACATTTTCCGCTCTTTATCGCGTTTAGTGCGCAAGCTAATGACTAAGAGTTTGGACTCTTCCAAACTAAACCTTTCTTCATTAATGAAAGATATGATTATTTCCTCGGTTGCGAGAGTGGTGATCATTATAGGAATCCTATTCGCGCTGGCTCAGGTGGGAATTTCGCTAGCACCTATCCTGGCTGGTTTAGGTGTGGCTGGTTTCATTATTGGTTTTGCTTTGCAAGATACTCTAGGTAACTTTGCTGCTGGTTTGATGATTCTTATCTATCGTCCCTACGATGTTGGAGACATGGTAGAAGTGGGTGGCGGGGTGTTTGGTAAGGTGAAAAGCATGAACCTTGTTTCTACCACCATTCTTACCATTGATAACCAAACCTTGGTTATTCCAAATAGTAAGATTTGGGGTGACGTAATTAAAAACGTTACTGCGCAAAAACTACGTCGTGTTGATTTAGTGTTTGGTATTGGTTACTCCGACGATATCGAAAAAGCCGAAGAGGTACTAAATGAGCTACTAGAAAAACATCCAATGGTATTGCCAGAGCCTGAACCAACAGTGAAGCTGCATGTGCTTAACGAATCTTCGGTTGATTTCATTGTTCGCCCTTGGGTTAAAACCGATGATTACTGGGACGTATATTGGGATATTACCCGTGAAGTGAAGATGCGTTTCGATCGCGATGGTATCTCTATTCCGTTCCCGCAGCGCGATGTACATTTTTATCCTGCCACTAGCGAAGCAGCGCAAATAGAAAAATAG
- the trpB gene encoding tryptophan synthase subunit beta: MTKQFEHPLPNSEGYFGEYGGSFIPPELQAVMEDINQAYLEIRQDPQFVAELTRLYQHYVGRPSPIFHAEHLSQTYGCDIYLKREDLNHTGAHKINHCLGEVLLAKKMGKTKVIAETGAGQHGVALATAAALLGLECDIHMGEVDIAKEHPNVVRMRILGANVIPATHGRKTLKEAVDGAFQAYMADPHTQLYAIGSVVGPHPFPMMVRDFQSIIGIEAREQFQAMTGSLPDNLVACVGGGSNAMGLFSAFLEDEAVAMHGCEPAGRSLEEEGEHAATLTKGEPGTMHGFHSYMLKDEQGEPQQVYSVASGLDYPSVGPQHAYLKDLGRVQYGVVSDQEAIDAFFELSRLEGIIPAIESAHAVAHAINLAKQGNKGSILINLSGRGDKDIDFVVEKYGKLYGIESLL, translated from the coding sequence ATGACTAAACAGTTTGAGCACCCATTGCCCAATAGCGAAGGTTATTTTGGTGAATATGGCGGCAGCTTTATCCCACCAGAGCTTCAAGCTGTGATGGAAGACATTAATCAAGCTTATCTGGAGATTCGTCAAGATCCGCAATTTGTTGCTGAACTCACTCGTTTATACCAACACTATGTAGGCCGCCCTAGCCCGATATTTCATGCCGAGCATCTATCTCAAACTTACGGCTGTGATATTTACTTAAAACGAGAAGATTTAAACCATACTGGCGCCCACAAAATTAATCACTGCTTAGGTGAAGTACTACTGGCTAAAAAAATGGGTAAAACCAAAGTGATTGCCGAGACTGGAGCGGGGCAACACGGAGTTGCTTTGGCTACAGCTGCGGCTTTGCTAGGTTTAGAGTGTGATATTCATATGGGTGAAGTAGATATTGCCAAAGAGCACCCGAATGTAGTGAGAATGCGTATTCTTGGCGCGAATGTTATTCCTGCTACCCACGGTAGAAAAACTTTAAAAGAAGCGGTAGATGGCGCGTTCCAAGCCTATATGGCTGACCCGCATACCCAGCTCTATGCTATTGGTTCTGTGGTTGGTCCGCACCCTTTTCCTATGATGGTTAGAGACTTTCAATCGATTATTGGTATCGAAGCTCGCGAGCAGTTTCAAGCTATGACTGGGTCGCTACCAGATAACTTAGTGGCATGTGTGGGTGGTGGTTCCAATGCTATGGGGCTATTTAGTGCCTTTTTAGAAGACGAAGCAGTGGCTATGCATGGTTGTGAACCTGCTGGGCGTAGTTTGGAAGAAGAAGGCGAACACGCAGCAACGTTAACTAAGGGCGAGCCTGGCACCATGCACGGTTTCCACTCTTATATGCTTAAAGATGAGCAAGGAGAGCCGCAGCAGGTTTACTCTGTGGCCAGTGGTTTAGATTATCCATCGGTTGGTCCACAACACGCTTACTTAAAAGATTTAGGCCGTGTTCAATATGGAGTGGTGAGTGACCAAGAAGCTATCGATGCTTTCTTTGAATTATCGCGCTTAGAGGGCATTATTCCGGCTATTGAATCCGCCCATGCCGTAGCTCATGCTATTAATTTGGCTAAGCAAGGTAACAAAGGGTCTATCTTGATTAACTTGTCGGGACGAGGCGATAAAGATATCGACTTTGTAGTGGAAAAATACGGCAAGCTTTACGGGATTGAATCATTGCTCTAG
- the glmU gene encoding bifunctional UDP-N-acetylglucosamine diphosphorylase/glucosamine-1-phosphate N-acetyltransferase GlmU yields MNFSVVILAAGKGTRMRSTLPKVLHKLADKPMVQHVIDTAKKLKPEAIHLIYGHGGDLIQQQIKDPSLNWVEQAEQLGTGHAMQQAAPHFAPNQAVVMLYGDTPLISEQTIQRLIEALPESGIGLLTVDQDDPTGYGRIVRENGSVAAIVEHKDATAEQLAIKEVNTGVLVANSNDFNRWLAKISNDNAQGEYYVTDIIEMATKEGNVVQAVQPDSIVEVQGVNDRVQLNGLERAYQKGQAEQLLRDGVSLADANRFDLRGELSIGSDCFIDINVIIKGKVTIGNNVTIEANAILVDCEIGDNVTIKANSIVEQASLAADASAGPFARLRPGAKLEQDAHVGNFVEMKKSTLGKGSKAGHLTYLGDTTVGEKVNIGAGTITCNYDGVNKFQTIIEDGAFIGSDSQLVAPVTVGKNATIGAGSTITSNVEAEVLAISRTKQRSISGWQRPVKKS; encoded by the coding sequence ATGAACTTCAGTGTTGTTATTTTGGCTGCCGGTAAAGGAACAAGGATGCGTTCAACTTTGCCGAAGGTGTTGCATAAACTAGCGGATAAACCAATGGTGCAGCATGTCATCGATACCGCTAAAAAACTAAAGCCAGAAGCTATTCACCTGATTTACGGCCACGGCGGTGATTTAATCCAACAGCAAATTAAAGACCCAAGCTTAAACTGGGTTGAACAAGCTGAACAATTGGGCACTGGCCATGCAATGCAGCAAGCTGCCCCTCATTTCGCGCCAAACCAAGCAGTAGTGATGTTATACGGTGATACGCCGTTAATCAGTGAACAAACCATACAACGTTTAATTGAAGCCCTGCCAGAAAGCGGTATTGGTTTGCTAACAGTGGACCAAGATGACCCAACAGGCTATGGGCGCATTGTTCGCGAAAACGGCAGCGTAGCTGCCATTGTGGAACATAAAGATGCCACCGCAGAGCAGTTAGCCATTAAAGAAGTGAATACCGGTGTATTGGTTGCTAATAGTAATGACTTTAACCGCTGGTTAGCCAAGATAAGTAATGATAATGCTCAGGGCGAGTATTACGTTACTGATATTATCGAAATGGCCACAAAAGAAGGTAATGTGGTTCAAGCAGTTCAGCCTGACTCTATTGTAGAAGTACAAGGTGTGAATGATCGCGTTCAACTTAATGGTTTAGAGCGCGCCTATCAAAAAGGCCAAGCAGAACAATTATTACGTGATGGTGTAAGCCTCGCCGATGCTAATCGCTTTGATTTACGCGGAGAGTTAAGTATTGGCAGTGATTGCTTCATCGACATCAACGTAATTATCAAAGGTAAAGTTACCATTGGTAACAACGTTACTATCGAAGCCAACGCCATTTTAGTCGACTGTGAGATTGGCGATAACGTCACCATAAAAGCTAATAGCATTGTTGAGCAAGCAAGCTTAGCGGCTGATGCTTCAGCCGGGCCCTTTGCTCGTCTTCGCCCTGGTGCCAAACTTGAGCAAGATGCACATGTAGGCAACTTTGTAGAGATGAAGAAATCTACCTTGGGTAAAGGCTCTAAAGCTGGCCACCTTACTTACTTAGGTGATACCACGGTGGGTGAAAAAGTAAATATTGGTGCTGGTACCATCACTTGTAACTATGATGGAGTGAATAAGTTTCAAACCATCATTGAAGATGGCGCATTTATTGGTAGTGACAGCCAATTAGTTGCTCCAGTTACCGTGGGTAAGAACGCCACTATTGGTGCAGGCTCTACTATTACCAGCAATGTTGAAGCTGAAGTATTGGCCATTTCTCGAACCAAGCAACGCAGTATTAGTGGTTGGCAAAGACCGGTTAAAAAATCTTAA